One segment of Terriglobia bacterium DNA contains the following:
- a CDS encoding ATP-binding protein — MSISPQLIIAKVHEGILEKVDRLFRNDDAGVWIELLQNARRASATRVNISFEESGAEPGFCKVTIQDNGTGIDDFQNLLSLGGSGWNEETQTREDPAGMGFFSLCRSEVNVQSGTQSVTISPAVFLGKDAAQVQQTSEYVQGTRIRFTRESTKGALLTALENVAEFCPVAVFIADRELPQHDFLDGALYRETIDGIEVGFATNFTHRYNTFRDPNWNFYGARIDHPVTPIQGFLPPGTIAPVALHMRFTVLEASRVKLQLPDRRAIIEDEFLTSFLSKARAAAYRFLQKQERHALPFCNWKEAKELGVSLPEASCLLYTWHAMPLDDGVEPLFGYPEHRLLASCDDVILVTANVPNEHTIEGALNSGASLAGNLYKEEAQFIGYSWHDRLPQIVDSAVFLDGIPHEEWTKPEENRPQAIEIEITLEEAGSSSRQLRLPALIHVDQSDGCSFVAVKQSPWDNDDLAGPFSVTDFLVCAAFCASDDWGESDSWQTQKDAYDEHIERRVNAYFRGPKATLMAILRTAIEWEADRLAEQLGVVEIRFTRSTAHVWNAELIHSQAPVLPQV; from the coding sequence GTGAGCATAAGCCCCCAATTGATCATTGCCAAAGTACATGAAGGGATTCTCGAAAAGGTCGATCGCCTGTTCAGGAATGACGATGCCGGAGTCTGGATAGAACTCCTGCAGAACGCCCGCCGCGCGAGCGCCACAAGAGTGAACATTTCTTTCGAGGAAAGCGGAGCCGAACCTGGGTTCTGCAAGGTAACAATCCAGGATAACGGAACCGGTATCGACGATTTCCAAAACCTTCTAAGTCTCGGGGGATCGGGCTGGAACGAGGAGACTCAAACAAGAGAAGATCCCGCGGGAATGGGATTCTTCTCGTTGTGCCGCTCGGAAGTTAATGTCCAGAGCGGCACCCAGTCGGTCACAATTTCCCCAGCTGTTTTTCTCGGAAAGGATGCCGCCCAGGTCCAGCAAACTTCCGAGTATGTCCAGGGAACACGGATTCGGTTCACACGTGAATCGACGAAGGGCGCATTACTAACAGCCCTCGAGAATGTCGCAGAATTCTGTCCGGTCGCTGTCTTTATTGCTGATAGAGAGCTGCCGCAGCACGATTTCCTCGATGGCGCTCTGTATCGTGAGACCATCGACGGCATCGAAGTGGGATTTGCGACCAACTTTACACACCGGTACAACACATTTCGCGATCCGAACTGGAATTTCTACGGAGCGCGCATCGATCATCCCGTAACACCTATCCAGGGGTTCCTTCCGCCTGGCACCATCGCGCCCGTTGCACTCCATATGCGCTTCACCGTACTGGAGGCAAGCCGGGTCAAACTCCAGCTGCCAGACCGCCGGGCCATCATTGAAGATGAATTCCTGACATCATTCTTGAGCAAAGCGCGCGCAGCAGCCTATCGTTTCCTTCAAAAGCAGGAGCGGCATGCGTTGCCTTTTTGCAATTGGAAAGAGGCGAAAGAACTTGGGGTCTCATTGCCGGAGGCCTCTTGCTTGCTTTACACCTGGCACGCTATGCCGCTGGATGATGGCGTCGAACCATTGTTTGGCTATCCGGAACATCGGCTTTTGGCCAGTTGCGATGATGTCATTCTCGTCACAGCGAATGTGCCCAATGAACACACGATCGAAGGCGCTTTAAATTCCGGAGCGTCCCTCGCGGGGAACCTATATAAAGAGGAAGCACAGTTTATTGGCTATTCCTGGCACGACCGCCTGCCCCAAATTGTCGATAGCGCTGTCTTTCTCGACGGCATCCCCCATGAAGAATGGACCAAACCTGAAGAAAACCGGCCGCAAGCAATTGAGATAGAGATCACTCTCGAAGAAGCCGGCAGTTCCTCTCGCCAGCTTCGCCTACCAGCCCTAATTCATGTCGATCAGTCGGATGGATGCAGTTTCGTTGCGGTGAAACAGAGCCCATGGGACAACGACGATTTAGCCGGGCCATTCTCCGTGACCGATTTCCTGGTGTGCGCGGCATTCTGTGCTTCCGATGATTGGGGTGAGTCGGATAGCTGGCAGACCCAGAAGGACGCTTACGACGAGCACATAGAACGCCGGGTCAACGCGTATTTTCGCGGTCCCAAGGCCACGCTGATGGCAATTCTGCGCACAGCGATTGAATGGGAAGCCGACCGTCTCGCCGAGCAGCTTGGCGTCGTTGAAATCCGATTCACTCGGTCGACAGCTCATGTCTGGAATGCGGAGCTAATTCATTCGCAAGCGCCTGTCTTGCCGCAAGTGTGA
- a CDS encoding class I SAM-dependent methyltransferase, translating into MHVHGKTKLGFFPLPIPEAKRLKNYLSFGSECSALDPCVGDGAAFAALLESSPARRYGIEIDAHRTEQARALGIDVLQANTMDVRCPVESVSLLYLNPPYDWESGQSGNQRLEFVFLEHTHRWLKPDGILVFVIPQARLKPCARLLADHFKDLRVYRLASPECMRFKQIAVLAARRKRTERPRDSVLLEAQRYLEGLAVQDEFPALRETPETCYPVPQSGPAVFSNAGLPLDEVEDLLLRSSAYRQARRVLIHEQSNVRGRPLTPLHGGHVGLLCTAGLLNGVFGEDEQRHIAFWRSVKFVDHWEEEDGDATILHDRERFSHELTLIFSDGKTQFLTHEKAHEA; encoded by the coding sequence ATGCACGTTCACGGAAAGACCAAACTAGGCTTCTTCCCCCTTCCTATCCCCGAGGCCAAGCGGCTGAAGAATTACCTGTCCTTCGGAAGTGAATGCTCCGCGCTCGATCCCTGTGTTGGAGATGGTGCGGCGTTTGCTGCTTTACTTGAGAGTTCGCCGGCAAGGCGCTACGGCATAGAAATCGACGCACACCGCACGGAACAGGCCAGGGCGCTAGGGATAGACGTGCTGCAAGCGAACACGATGGACGTGCGCTGTCCGGTAGAGTCGGTGTCCCTCCTTTATCTGAATCCACCCTACGACTGGGAATCAGGCCAGAGCGGAAACCAGCGGCTCGAATTCGTCTTTCTTGAACATACTCATCGCTGGCTCAAACCGGACGGCATTCTCGTCTTCGTTATTCCACAAGCGAGGCTCAAGCCTTGCGCTCGTCTTTTGGCCGATCACTTCAAAGACTTACGCGTTTACCGGCTTGCATCGCCCGAATGTATGCGCTTCAAGCAAATCGCGGTTCTGGCGGCCCGGCGAAAGCGGACAGAACGCCCGCGAGATTCGGTCCTGCTCGAAGCGCAGCGCTATCTGGAAGGGCTCGCTGTCCAAGACGAGTTCCCGGCATTGCGCGAAACCCCTGAGACATGTTATCCAGTCCCACAATCCGGCCCGGCAGTTTTCTCCAATGCTGGCCTTCCCCTGGATGAAGTCGAGGATCTGCTTCTGCGATCTTCGGCGTACCGCCAAGCGAGACGCGTTTTGATTCATGAACAATCGAATGTGCGCGGAAGGCCGCTCACTCCGCTCCACGGCGGCCATGTCGGACTGCTTTGCACCGCTGGTTTGCTCAATGGCGTATTCGGAGAAGACGAACAACGGCATATTGCCTTCTGGCGTTCGGTGAAATTTGTCGATCACTGGGAAGAAGAAGACGGAGACGCAACCATCCTCCACGATCGCGAACGCTTCTCTCACGAGCTGACCCTGATCTTCTCCGATGGAAAGACACAATTTCTTACTCACGAAAAGGCGCATGAAGCATGA
- a CDS encoding DUF945 domain-containing protein, with product MNTGTLVAGPLSKIGRTELAQIPVPLATATHRPVPHHEIVEALVETLSFRHIAVVNEEYAASNDGMKMFGVLDLETQMDGCRFAIGIRNSHDKSLRLGLTAGLRVFVCSNMAFSGDFTPVLAKHSKSFNLIDTLAVGVDRIQRNFEPMQRQVEHWRQTQLTDERAKLIFYAAFIDGKLDAPRSLLSEVHRLYFQPQYEEFSPRTMWSLSNAFTSAFKKLDPVPQFKATAKLGEFLNQLPA from the coding sequence ATGAACACTGGCACGCTTGTCGCCGGCCCGCTGTCCAAAATTGGGCGGACGGAGTTGGCGCAAATCCCAGTTCCACTCGCAACCGCAACCCACAGGCCGGTCCCTCATCATGAGATCGTTGAGGCGCTGGTTGAAACCTTGAGCTTTCGCCACATCGCCGTGGTGAACGAAGAATATGCCGCTTCTAATGACGGCATGAAGATGTTTGGAGTTCTCGATCTTGAGACCCAAATGGATGGCTGCCGTTTCGCAATCGGCATCCGCAACTCACACGACAAATCATTGCGCCTTGGATTGACCGCGGGCCTGCGCGTTTTCGTCTGCTCCAATATGGCGTTCAGCGGCGACTTTACACCGGTGCTGGCCAAGCACAGCAAGAGCTTCAATCTGATTGATACCCTTGCCGTGGGCGTGGATAGGATTCAGAGGAACTTCGAACCCATGCAGCGTCAGGTCGAACACTGGCGGCAAACACAGCTCACCGATGAGCGGGCCAAGTTGATCTTCTATGCCGCATTCATTGACGGCAAGCTGGACGCGCCAAGGAGTCTGCTGTCCGAGGTCCATCGGCTGTATTTCCAGCCGCAGTACGAGGAGTTCTCGCCACGTACGATGTGGAGTCTCTCCAACGCGTTCACCAGCGCCTTCAAGAAGCTCGATCCGGTCCCACAATTCAAGGCGACGGCCAAGCTGGGCGAATTCCTCAACCAGTTGCCGGCCTAA
- a CDS encoding PRTRC system protein E: MFRELMPLIEHRPLSITVAALSGRRIRVNVVPQVLEKDSKINDKIGSSSKDKIAKVPESAINALTTPLSLTGTPEEIDQSLTQALTQFVESHGRLQHTLDEAREQIAEAVRAAEERDKTKTKTKSVGGTTTDKTEEKKSESGELLPLWCAPASKPPDTSLANGRLAHPGTDAEQPEG, encoded by the coding sequence ATGTTTCGAGAACTGATGCCACTAATCGAACACCGACCGCTGTCAATCACCGTAGCCGCCCTGAGCGGACGCCGAATCAGGGTAAACGTCGTTCCCCAGGTGCTGGAGAAAGACAGCAAAATCAACGATAAGATCGGATCTTCCAGCAAGGACAAGATCGCCAAGGTGCCGGAGTCGGCGATCAATGCCCTGACAACTCCGCTTTCGCTCACTGGCACACCGGAGGAAATCGATCAGAGCCTGACGCAGGCATTAACCCAGTTTGTCGAGTCTCACGGGCGACTGCAGCACACGCTTGACGAGGCCCGAGAGCAAATCGCCGAGGCGGTGAGGGCTGCCGAGGAGCGGGATAAGACTAAGACCAAGACGAAAAGCGTCGGTGGAACGACCACAGACAAAACCGAAGAAAAGAAATCAGAATCGGGCGAACTCCTGCCCCTTTGGTGCGCACCCGCGAGCAAACCGCCAGACACGAGCCTGGCTAATGGCAGATTGGCGCATCCCGGCACGGATGCTGAACAGCCCGAAGGCTAA
- a CDS encoding PRTRC system protein C: MAVIIERLERLFVFNGVKLPDPNPDFTVEQVRDMYVNTYPELATAAVEGPTPVNGAMEYKFVRAIGAKG, from the coding sequence ATGGCCGTGATAATTGAAAGACTTGAACGCCTGTTTGTATTTAATGGCGTGAAACTGCCCGACCCCAATCCAGATTTCACAGTGGAGCAGGTGCGCGATATGTATGTAAACACCTATCCCGAGCTGGCGACAGCCGCCGTCGAGGGTCCAACTCCCGTCAATGGCGCGATGGAATACAAATTCGTGCGCGCGATAGGTGCGAAAGGATGA
- a CDS encoding PRTRC system protein B, whose protein sequence is MNTSVSIGSSQDFRLSRVLLVYGTSSYNGFPHRHPFVTLHEVTHENEEATLGEGQLVTPQMLADLMTGLGGSAPIEILPERVIVRTADTIVWWAPSRQRTMFFSDRGADATLQKLNGKRYPHPPLLFKASGSHLSIRALAVNERPNAESLLYIAPYWNCYDNGAVCTGSMRIPREKSIAAIDAWELGFFQSEFTHAAGTVKHTSYRGGLLGLWQYAMGKDRFPIRYLVKAKQTLPEFVSHHDHRYRNANAID, encoded by the coding sequence ATGAACACCTCCGTCAGCATCGGCTCCAGTCAGGACTTCAGGCTGAGCCGCGTCCTGCTGGTATACGGGACGAGTAGTTATAACGGCTTTCCTCATCGACATCCGTTTGTCACGTTGCATGAAGTCACTCACGAGAACGAGGAAGCGACTCTGGGAGAAGGTCAACTCGTTACCCCGCAAATGCTGGCTGACCTGATGACGGGTCTTGGCGGGTCGGCACCCATTGAGATCCTGCCGGAACGAGTGATCGTGCGCACGGCCGACACGATCGTGTGGTGGGCTCCATCCCGGCAGCGGACGATGTTCTTCAGCGACCGCGGCGCCGATGCCACGTTGCAAAAGCTGAACGGTAAAAGGTACCCCCATCCGCCGCTCCTTTTCAAAGCTTCAGGCTCGCACTTATCGATTCGTGCGCTGGCTGTGAATGAACGGCCCAACGCAGAGAGCCTGCTGTACATCGCTCCCTACTGGAACTGTTATGACAACGGTGCTGTTTGTACCGGCTCAATGAGAATTCCCCGTGAGAAATCGATTGCGGCAATCGATGCCTGGGAACTCGGCTTCTTTCAAAGCGAGTTTACGCATGCAGCGGGAACGGTGAAGCACACCAGCTATCGCGGCGGGTTACTAGGACTCTGGCAGTACGCCATGGGCAAGGACCGGTTTCCTATCCGCTATCTCGTTAAGGCAAAGCAAACCCTACCGGAGTTCGTGAGCCACCATGACCACCGATACCGAAACGCAAACGCCATTGACTGA
- a CDS encoding PRTRC system ThiF family protein codes for MTTDTETQTPLTEHRIPEALLDKKVRVTVVGCGGTGSTIAAGLPYLHQAMLAWGHPYGLDVTFVDGDRISRTNCIRQPFSESEIGLHKATVLATRLNLFWGLGWKGVPEFLDEGWREETDILIGCVDSRKSRRILTSTSAYWNCCYWLDLGNNADCGQFVLGQPENARNKKVDVRLPTVGELFPEIIDPKLDKKDKLPACSAAEALERQEPFINQTLAYHSLAMLARLFRYGELTHHGGFVSLANGRMAPLTIRASRSPRGLKRAA; via the coding sequence ATGACCACCGATACCGAAACGCAAACGCCATTGACTGAGCACCGCATTCCTGAAGCGCTCCTTGACAAGAAGGTGCGCGTGACTGTGGTCGGCTGCGGCGGCACAGGAAGCACGATCGCCGCCGGCTTGCCTTACCTGCATCAGGCCATGCTGGCGTGGGGCCACCCATACGGACTGGACGTAACGTTCGTCGACGGGGACCGCATCTCGCGGACGAACTGTATTCGTCAACCATTCAGCGAAAGCGAGATCGGCCTGCATAAGGCAACCGTGCTGGCGACGCGGCTCAATTTGTTTTGGGGATTGGGATGGAAAGGTGTCCCGGAATTCCTCGATGAGGGCTGGCGCGAAGAGACCGACATCTTGATCGGTTGTGTTGACTCGCGAAAATCGCGCCGCATCCTTACGTCGACGAGCGCGTACTGGAATTGTTGTTATTGGCTTGATTTAGGGAACAATGCGGATTGTGGACAGTTTGTTCTCGGGCAACCGGAGAACGCAAGAAACAAGAAGGTGGATGTGCGCTTGCCCACTGTGGGCGAATTATTTCCCGAAATCATTGATCCCAAGCTCGACAAAAAAGACAAGCTGCCCGCCTGTAGCGCGGCCGAGGCGCTTGAGCGGCAGGAACCTTTCATCAATCAAACCCTCGCCTACCACTCTCTGGCGATGCTTGCGCGTCTCTTTCGGTATGGTGAGCTCACACATCACGGCGGATTTGTGAGTCTTGCGAATGGAAGAATGGCTCCCCTAACCATACGAGCCTCTCGGTCTCCTCGCGGTCTCAAGCGCGCAGCGTGA
- a CDS encoding NADP-dependent oxidoreductase — protein sequence MKAVVVTDQAAGTAGVKLVDRPEPQAAINDVVVQIHASGFTGDELTWPSTWTDRVGRDRTPSIPGHELAGVVTALGYGTTGLSIGQRVFGLTDWYRDGTLAEYVAVEARNLSPLPGDVDFSVGAALVMPGLTAWQGLFEHGRLHAGKSVLVHGAAGIVGSMASQLARQAGAYVIGTGRAAGRQTALDFGAQEFVDLDNEALEEVGAVDLVFDVIGGDIGKRSAGLIRAGGTLVTVTGPTEARPSGGLTIDFVVVPDRAQLSEVVQRVRDGRLRTNIGNVSTLDDAVAAFNPTERRKGKTIIRVHP from the coding sequence ATGAAGGCGGTTGTGGTGACGGATCAGGCTGCGGGAACGGCCGGGGTAAAGCTGGTGGATCGGCCCGAGCCGCAGGCGGCGATAAACGACGTCGTTGTTCAGATTCATGCGTCGGGATTCACCGGGGATGAGCTGACGTGGCCCTCGACCTGGACCGATCGCGTCGGCCGTGACCGGACGCCTTCAATCCCCGGACACGAACTGGCCGGAGTGGTCACCGCTCTCGGCTATGGCACGACGGGGCTGTCGATTGGACAGCGGGTGTTCGGCCTCACGGACTGGTATCGCGACGGCACGCTGGCGGAGTATGTGGCCGTCGAGGCACGCAACCTCTCACCGCTGCCGGGCGACGTTGACTTCTCCGTGGGTGCGGCCCTCGTGATGCCGGGCCTGACCGCGTGGCAGGGGCTGTTCGAGCACGGCCGCCTTCACGCGGGGAAAAGTGTCCTCGTCCACGGTGCGGCCGGCATAGTCGGTTCGATGGCGAGCCAGCTCGCACGTCAGGCTGGCGCGTACGTCATCGGCACCGGGCGCGCTGCCGGCCGTCAGACGGCTCTCGACTTCGGCGCACAGGAGTTCGTCGACCTCGATAACGAAGCCCTGGAAGAAGTCGGCGCAGTCGATCTGGTTTTCGATGTCATCGGCGGCGACATCGGGAAGCGGTCTGCGGGACTGATTCGCGCCGGAGGAACGCTGGTGACCGTCACCGGCCCGACCGAGGCGCGGCCCTCTGGTGGCCTGACTATTGACTTCGTCGTCGTACCCGATCGTGCCCAATTGAGTGAGGTCGTCCAGCGGGTGCGGGATGGTCGACTGCGGACGAACATCGGCAACGTCTCGACTCTCGACGATGCCGTCGCCGCCTTCAACCCGACCGAGCGACGCAAGGGAAAGACGATCATCCGCGTTCATCCGTGA
- the xth gene encoding exodeoxyribonuclease III, with the protein MRIASFNINNINKRLDNLLAWLAKAEPDVVSLQELKTEQGAFPVKALRTIGYEAVWQGERSWNGVAILARNHLPVLTCASLPGDPEDHQARYIEAAVQGVLITSIYLPNGNPQPGPKFKYKLAWFERLIARAEELIASGAPVVLAGDYNVVPTAQDIYPTRSLDNNALIQPESRQAFARLLAQGWTDAMRRLHPDGPLWTFWDYKYERWLKDKGMRLDHFLLSPKLSDRLADGGVDRWARGQINASDHAPTWISLDL; encoded by the coding sequence GTGAGAATCGCGAGCTTCAACATTAACAACATCAACAAGCGGCTTGATAACCTCTTGGCTTGGTTAGCCAAAGCTGAGCCGGACGTGGTCAGTCTCCAAGAGCTCAAGACGGAGCAGGGCGCTTTTCCCGTGAAGGCCCTTCGAACTATCGGGTACGAAGCGGTCTGGCAAGGAGAGCGTTCCTGGAACGGTGTGGCCATTCTCGCGCGAAACCATCTTCCCGTGCTAACCTGCGCAAGCTTGCCGGGAGATCCTGAAGATCACCAAGCCCGCTACATCGAAGCGGCTGTTCAGGGAGTCCTGATCACTTCCATCTACCTCCCCAACGGGAATCCGCAGCCTGGACCGAAATTCAAATACAAGTTGGCCTGGTTTGAGCGCCTCATCGCCCGTGCTGAGGAACTCATTGCGAGCGGCGCTCCCGTGGTGCTGGCCGGTGACTACAACGTCGTGCCGACAGCGCAGGACATCTATCCGACTCGATCGCTGGATAACAACGCGTTGATCCAACCCGAAAGCCGCCAAGCCTTCGCGCGTTTGCTGGCTCAAGGCTGGACGGACGCGATGCGGAGGCTACATCCGGACGGGCCGCTCTGGACTTTCTGGGATTACAAATACGAACGGTGGCTGAAGGACAAAGGCATGCGACTCGATCACTTTCTGCTCTCGCCGAAGTTGTCGGACCGCCTCGCGGACGGTGGTGTAGACCGATGGGCGCGTGGCCAGATAAATGCCAGCGACCATGCGCCAACGTGGATATCGCTCGATCTTTAG
- a CDS encoding VOC family protein: MKRTWTIIGVGDVPRSFKWYQALFGQPVTLPAHDYFGQILDSDGTVLLCLHEWGAHEHPSLMSPDHGSAGNGLLLFFRVDDFDVALQRARSLVARLEEEPHENPNTQTKEFSLRDPDGYYLTISALSAG, from the coding sequence ATGAAGCGCACGTGGACCATCATAGGGGTAGGCGACGTGCCGCGGAGCTTCAAATGGTATCAGGCGTTGTTCGGTCAGCCGGTTACTCTTCCTGCCCACGATTACTTTGGCCAAATCCTCGATTCAGATGGGACTGTCTTGCTCTGCCTCCACGAGTGGGGCGCGCACGAGCATCCCTCATTGATGAGCCCCGATCACGGTTCAGCCGGCAACGGGCTCCTGTTGTTCTTCCGTGTCGATGATTTCGATGTGGCTCTTCAGAGGGCACGCTCTCTCGTCGCCCGGCTCGAAGAGGAGCCACACGAAAATCCGAACACTCAAACGAAGGAGTTCTCGCTCCGAGATCCGGACGGATATTACCTTACGATCAGTGCGCTCTCTGCGGGCTAA
- a CDS encoding VOC family protein — MKPKNTICLWFDKEAHEAARFYAATFPDSKVTAVHEAPDDYPGGRKGDVLTVEFTVLGIPCLGLNGGPVFRHTEAFSFQIATENQEETDRYWNAIVGNGGAESECGWCKDRWGLSWQITSRALTDALAAGGGEAKRAFAAMMTMKKIDIATIEAARRG, encoded by the coding sequence ATGAAGCCAAAGAATACGATTTGCCTCTGGTTCGACAAGGAAGCGCACGAGGCGGCGCGCTTCTACGCTGCCACTTTTCCGGACAGCAAAGTAACCGCTGTTCACGAAGCGCCCGATGACTATCCTGGCGGCAGGAAGGGCGATGTGCTGACGGTGGAGTTCACCGTTCTGGGCATTCCCTGTCTCGGCCTCAACGGTGGCCCGGTGTTCAGGCACACCGAGGCCTTTTCCTTCCAGATCGCAACGGAGAATCAAGAAGAGACGGACCGTTACTGGAACGCGATCGTCGGCAATGGCGGGGCGGAAAGCGAGTGCGGCTGGTGCAAGGATCGCTGGGGCCTCTCCTGGCAGATTACCTCGCGTGCGCTAACCGATGCGCTTGCGGCTGGTGGCGGTGAAGCAAAGCGCGCCTTCGCGGCAATGATGACGATGAAGAAGATCGACATCGCCACCATCGAGGCAGCGCGGCGAGGCTGA
- a CDS encoding response regulator, with protein MSAQSQTEVLFVDDEEGIRVTLPLVLRSFGFSVTAAATVPEALSLIANRTFDVLIADLNIGQPGDGFTVVSAMRRTQPHVVTFILTGYPAFETALEAIRQQVDDYLVKPTETEALVEKIKSKLATGIKHSGHNLPTKRVSEIVLQHRDSIIEEWLQAVSNDPELTAISLSRNDRISHLPALLEKAAQSLRTSDNLAEASRVAATHGNRAFSPGLYDPDDG; from the coding sequence GTGAGCGCACAGTCTCAAACCGAAGTTCTGTTTGTCGACGACGAGGAAGGCATCCGCGTCACTCTTCCTCTAGTGCTTCGCTCCTTTGGCTTCTCTGTTACCGCTGCGGCAACCGTGCCTGAAGCGCTGAGCCTGATAGCGAACCGAACATTTGACGTTCTGATCGCAGACCTGAATATCGGCCAACCAGGGGATGGCTTTACTGTTGTCAGCGCTATGCGGCGGACACAACCGCACGTCGTCACTTTCATCCTCACCGGTTATCCAGCTTTCGAAACCGCCCTCGAAGCGATTCGGCAGCAAGTCGATGATTATCTGGTCAAACCAACGGAGACCGAAGCTCTGGTCGAAAAGATCAAGTCCAAGCTGGCCACAGGAATTAAGCACTCGGGCCATAACCTCCCAACTAAGCGAGTCTCCGAAATCGTGCTGCAGCACCGAGATTCGATCATCGAGGAATGGCTCCAGGCAGTTAGCAACGACCCTGAGCTCACGGCCATTTCGCTATCACGCAACGATCGGATAAGCCATTTACCCGCACTTCTCGAGAAAGCAGCGCAAAGCCTTCGCACCTCCGACAATTTAGCGGAAGCGAGCCGAGTGGCGGCCACGCACGGAAACCGCGCGTTTTCACCAGGGCTATACGATCCCGATGATGGTTAA
- a CDS encoding sigma-70 family RNA polymerase sigma factor — protein sequence MHAVQQGNGDAFAVLFDRFHRLVLVTALKIVRDVSEAEEVTQNVFFEIYRIAEKFDSAKGSLKVWLLQYAYHRSMNRRNYLVLRQFYNRPELDEVLDWEEGTQGPPQLFSQEIARVVKEALGTLNEAQKRTIEMVFFEGLTLRDVSEKTRESLSNVRNHYYRGLERLRSCLTEEPEVTRRRNAASVGEVNHVKA from the coding sequence ATGCACGCCGTTCAGCAGGGCAATGGGGACGCCTTTGCCGTGCTGTTCGATCGCTTTCATCGCCTCGTTCTGGTTACTGCCCTCAAGATCGTACGGGACGTGTCCGAGGCCGAAGAAGTGACCCAGAATGTATTTTTCGAAATTTATCGGATTGCCGAGAAATTCGATTCCGCCAAAGGCAGTCTTAAAGTGTGGCTCTTGCAGTATGCCTATCATCGCAGCATGAACCGGCGAAACTACCTCGTGCTGCGACAGTTTTATAACCGGCCCGAACTTGATGAGGTGCTGGATTGGGAGGAAGGCACGCAGGGTCCGCCACAGCTGTTCAGCCAGGAGATCGCACGAGTGGTCAAAGAAGCGCTCGGCACCCTTAACGAGGCCCAGAAAAGGACCATCGAGATGGTGTTTTTCGAGGGGCTGACGCTGAGAGATGTATCGGAGAAAACGAGGGAATCGCTCAGCAATGTCCGTAATCATTATTACCGAGGCCTCGAACGATTGCGGAGTTGCCTCACCGAAGAGCCTGAGGTCACCCGGCGCAGAAATGCAGCGTCTGTTGGTGAGGTGAATCATGTTAAAGCATGA